A genomic region of Dactylococcopsis salina PCC 8305 contains the following coding sequences:
- the murJ gene encoding murein biosynthesis integral membrane protein MurJ, translated as MSEKNASRRSLANIAGIVAIATLISKVFGLVREQVIAAAFGVGPVVNAYAYAYIIPGFLLILLGGINGPFHSALVSVLSKRDKSEAAPLVETITTLVSGILLLVTVFLVIFAPFLIDLVAPGLTATPGGEEVRLIAIRQLRIMSPMAMLAGLIGIGFGTLNASDQYWLPGISPLFSSLAVIAGLGGLGLFLGRDLLDPEDAQLGGMVLAGGTLLGAILQWLVQLYAQARSGLGKFRLRFQFSRPGVKEVLKVMGPATLSSGMLHINVYTDLFFASYINNAAAAMKYANLIALTPLGIISNMILVPMLPVFSRLAAPENWVELKERIRQGLLLCALTMLPLTAILVTLSVPVVRFIYQRYAFDQAALEVVAPVLVAYGLGMFFYLGRDVLVRVFYALGDGETPFRISIFNIFLNGILDFLLINLFQTPGLILSTIGVNITSMGVMLWVLNRRLNGLPLLHWGKILLTLIGGTVLASVGSWGSNQLWEQWLGYNNLFLEIGQIIFPSAVAFLLFFMVANRLQLPELTILVNRIRAKFKR; from the coding sequence GTGTCAGAAAAAAACGCCTCTCGTCGTTCCCTGGCTAATATTGCTGGTATTGTTGCCATCGCTACTCTCATTAGTAAAGTTTTTGGTTTAGTTCGAGAACAGGTCATTGCGGCTGCTTTTGGAGTAGGTCCGGTGGTTAATGCTTATGCTTATGCTTACATTATTCCAGGTTTTTTACTGATTCTTTTAGGGGGAATTAACGGCCCCTTTCATAGTGCATTAGTCAGTGTTTTATCCAAACGAGATAAATCAGAAGCTGCGCCTTTAGTGGAAACAATTACGACCTTAGTTAGTGGAATTTTACTTTTAGTTACCGTTTTTTTAGTAATATTTGCTCCCTTTTTAATTGATTTAGTTGCCCCTGGTTTAACCGCAACGCCAGGGGGAGAAGAAGTTCGTTTGATTGCGATTCGTCAATTACGAATTATGTCGCCTATGGCGATGTTAGCAGGATTAATTGGGATTGGTTTTGGAACATTAAATGCGTCAGATCAGTATTGGTTGCCTGGAATTAGTCCCTTATTTTCTAGTTTAGCTGTAATTGCTGGTTTGGGAGGATTAGGATTATTTTTAGGAAGAGATTTACTTGATCCAGAAGATGCACAATTAGGGGGAATGGTGTTAGCTGGAGGAACACTATTGGGGGCAATTTTACAGTGGTTAGTTCAATTATATGCTCAAGCGCGATCGGGCTTAGGAAAATTTCGTCTTCGGTTTCAATTTTCTCGTCCTGGAGTGAAGGAAGTTTTAAAAGTAATGGGTCCGGCTACGCTTTCCTCTGGAATGCTTCACATTAATGTTTATACTGACTTATTTTTTGCCTCTTATATTAATAATGCGGCGGCGGCGATGAAGTATGCTAATCTTATAGCTTTAACGCCATTAGGTATTATTTCTAATATGATTTTAGTGCCAATGTTACCCGTTTTTTCTCGTTTAGCTGCCCCAGAAAATTGGGTGGAATTAAAAGAGAGAATCCGTCAAGGGTTACTACTTTGCGCTTTAACCATGTTGCCGTTAACTGCCATTTTAGTTACTTTGTCGGTTCCAGTGGTACGCTTTATTTATCAACGTTATGCTTTTGACCAAGCAGCATTAGAAGTGGTAGCGCCCGTATTAGTTGCTTATGGGTTGGGAATGTTTTTTTATTTGGGAAGGGATGTTTTAGTTCGAGTTTTTTACGCTTTAGGAGACGGCGAAACACCATTTCGGATTAGTATATTTAATATTTTTCTCAATGGTATTTTAGATTTTTTATTGATTAATTTATTTCAAACTCCTGGCTTGATTCTTTCTACAATTGGGGTTAATATTACCTCAATGGGAGTGATGTTATGGGTTTTAAATCGTCGGTTAAATGGTTTACCTTTGTTACACTGGGGGAAAATACTTTTAACTTTAATCGGGGGAACAGTTTTAGCAAGTGTGGGAAGTTGGGGGAGTAATCAATTATGGGAACAATGGTTAGGTTATAACAATCTATTCCTAGAAATTGGACAGATTATTTTTCCTTCTGCTGTTGCTTTTCTTCTCTTTTTTATGGTTGCGAATCGTTTACAATTACCTGAATTAACTATTTTAGTGAACCGTATTAGGGCAAAATTTAAACGATGA
- a CDS encoding DUF6130 family protein — MFNQTVIRRGAKLALSTLLICVLSLGLVSCGGEEPPQPEETEDISKPKLTLTEVPPPAIFEELRQTLDSYQPQVSILSPKNGEVIEDTRVSIEVDVKDYPLFKNEDLGMGPHLHVILDNQPYRAAYTADEPIIFEDLSPGTHTIRMFASRPWHESFKNEGAYAVVTFHLFTETGDNAPDSEAPLLTYSRPKATYGAEPILLDYYLTNAPIRGFEQESNSEVEVNPASQRDWRVRATINGESFIMDSWLPVYLEGFEEGQNWIKLELLDGDGNPIENAFNTAARLFTYQPDGQDTLSQLVRGELTAEEARVIVDADYQVPTEEVTPETEEEAVTEEEVTPEAETPTEEEVTETEEVTSETEEEVTSETKTPLEEEVTETEEVTSETEEEVTPEAETPIEETMTEEEATSEETETVTEKDTPTEETPTEEVTPETEEEVTPEAETPTEEETVIEKEVSSEETVTEEETATEMPTEEEKETTSNSQK, encoded by the coding sequence GTGTTTAATCAAACTGTTATTAGACGAGGGGCAAAACTTGCTCTTTCCACGCTTCTTATTTGTGTATTAAGCCTTGGACTGGTCAGTTGTGGTGGAGAAGAACCTCCACAACCCGAAGAAACCGAGGATATTTCTAAACCAAAACTTACCCTTACCGAAGTTCCTCCTCCTGCCATTTTCGAGGAACTCAGACAAACCTTAGACAGTTATCAACCGCAAGTATCTATTTTGTCCCCTAAAAACGGGGAAGTGATAGAAGATACTCGTGTCAGCATTGAAGTTGATGTTAAAGACTATCCCCTTTTCAAAAACGAAGACTTGGGAATGGGACCCCATCTTCATGTCATCTTAGACAACCAACCTTATCGCGCCGCTTATACAGCAGATGAACCGATTATTTTTGAAGACCTTTCTCCTGGCACTCATACCATTCGGATGTTTGCATCTCGCCCCTGGCACGAAAGTTTTAAAAATGAAGGGGCTTATGCAGTAGTTACCTTCCATCTTTTCACAGAAACAGGAGACAATGCACCTGACTCCGAAGCCCCTCTGTTAACTTATAGCCGTCCCAAAGCAACTTATGGGGCTGAACCCATTTTACTAGATTATTATCTCACCAATGCTCCTATCCGAGGCTTTGAACAAGAAAGCAACTCCGAGGTAGAAGTTAACCCTGCGTCTCAGAGAGACTGGCGAGTTCGCGCTACCATTAACGGTGAAAGTTTCATCATGGATAGCTGGCTACCCGTTTACCTAGAAGGGTTTGAAGAAGGGCAGAACTGGATTAAATTAGAATTACTCGATGGCGATGGTAATCCCATTGAAAACGCATTTAATACTGCAGCGCGACTGTTTACCTATCAACCTGATGGACAAGATACTCTCTCTCAGTTAGTCAGAGGAGAATTAACGGCGGAAGAGGCTCGTGTTATTGTTGATGCAGACTATCAAGTTCCCACCGAAGAAGTAACACCAGAAACCGAAGAAGAGGCTGTAACTGAAGAGGAAGTCACTCCTGAAGCCGAAACTCCTACTGAAGAAGAAGTAACTGAAACTGAGGAAGTAACATCAGAAACCGAAGAGGAAGTTACTTCTGAAACCAAAACTCCCCTTGAAGAAGAAGTAACTGAAACTGAGGAAGTAACATCAGAAACCGAAGAGGAAGTCACTCCTGAAGCCGAAACTCCTATTGAAGAAACGATGACTGAAGAGGAAGCGACTTCTGAAGAAACGGAAACAGTTACGGAAAAGGACACTCCCACTGAGGAAACTCCCACTGAAGAGGTAACACCAGAAACCGAAGAGGAAGTCACTCCTGAAGCTGAAACTCCTACGGAAGAGGAAACGGTTATTGAAAAGGAAGTTTCTAGTGAGGAAACTGTAACGGAAGAGGAAACAGCAACAGAAATGCCTACTGAGGAAGAAAAAGAAACAACATCCAATTCCCAGAAATAA
- a CDS encoding type 1 glutamine amidotransferase: MELTIGWLYPSLMSTYGDRGNVICLQQRSCWRRLEIKIVRLDLNSSARDFQDIDLFVGGGAQDRQQEIVMRDLKGEKAQIFRDKIESGTPGVFTCGSPQLLGHYYEPAYGERIEGLGIFDLVSKHPGKNSQRCIGNIAFRLTASPLAQMVQARTGEPPIVIGFENHGGRTYLGNVQPLGRVIVGNGNNQEDGYEGAFYGNAIATYAHGPLLPKNPFLADWLIETALELKYQKTVQLSPLQDNLAQKARKAMFKRLEVGNLA; encoded by the coding sequence ATGGAACTAACCATCGGTTGGCTGTATCCCAGCTTAATGAGTACCTACGGCGATCGAGGTAACGTCATCTGTTTGCAACAGAGAAGTTGCTGGCGACGATTAGAAATTAAAATCGTGCGTTTAGACTTAAACAGCAGCGCGAGAGACTTTCAAGACATCGATCTCTTTGTGGGGGGTGGCGCACAAGATCGCCAGCAAGAGATCGTAATGCGAGACTTAAAAGGAGAAAAAGCGCAAATTTTCCGCGATAAAATCGAGAGTGGAACGCCAGGAGTGTTTACCTGTGGTTCACCGCAACTATTAGGGCATTATTATGAACCCGCTTATGGGGAACGCATTGAAGGGCTAGGCATTTTCGATCTAGTGAGTAAACATCCAGGGAAAAACTCACAGCGATGTATTGGGAATATTGCCTTTCGTCTCACCGCCTCTCCCCTCGCGCAAATGGTACAAGCAAGAACTGGTGAACCACCGATCGTCATCGGCTTTGAAAATCATGGCGGACGCACCTATTTAGGAAACGTGCAGCCTCTGGGACGAGTAATTGTCGGTAATGGGAACAATCAAGAAGATGGGTATGAAGGCGCATTTTACGGAAACGCGATCGCCACCTATGCACACGGACCCCTACTGCCGAAAAACCCCTTTCTCGCGGATTGGCTCATCGAAACCGCATTAGAACTAAAATATCAAAAAACCGTGCAATTATCACCACTACAAGATAACCTTGCACAAAAAGCCCGTAAAGCCATGTTTAAACGCCTCGAAGTGGGAAACCTCGCCTAA